From Hydractinia symbiolongicarpus strain clone_291-10 chromosome 12, HSymV2.1, whole genome shotgun sequence, one genomic window encodes:
- the LOC130622145 gene encoding general transcription factor 3C polypeptide 6-like yields MSTKNDDEWEDQYVFVELVGLLDPDKLFLCTTENTALLGIDDEVTVLKLGNYTFAGNYEDSFGSMVFFEEIENKSEKSLKYHSHATKVLKTSRVFLKPKEKLKSLPSELIEKEKNVGSNIEVQVNVSQSKDNTPDIDPIAKEIDHNPENSMDS; encoded by the exons ATGTCAACaaaaaatgatgatgaatgGGAAGATCAATATGTTTTTGTTGAATTGGTAGGATTACTTGACCCAGACAAACTTTTTTTGTGCACTACTGAAAACACTGCTTTATTG gGGATTGATGATGAAGTAACTGTCCTGAAACTTGGAAATTACACATTTGCTGGTAATTATGAAGATTCTTTTGGTAGTATggtattttttgaagaaatcgAAAACAAGTCAGAAAAGTCTTTAAAATACCACTCCCACGCAACAAAGGTTTTAAAGACATCAAGAGTGTTTTTAAaaccaaaagaaaaattgaagtctCTTCCCTCTGAATTGATTGAGAAGGAAAAAAATGTTGGATCAAATATAGAAGTACAGGTCAATGTCTCACAATCTAAAGATAACACACCTGATATTGATCCAATTGCCAAAGAAATAGACCATAATCCTGAAAATTCTATGGACTCATAA